The Kluyvera intermedia genome window below encodes:
- the marB gene encoding multiple antibiotic resistance protein MarB produces the protein MKLFACVAFALLAMASSSSYAEQLPAQTHTQQTMLMPSVSNQAPFDFNHMAAGSDKSDELGVAYYNENNR, from the coding sequence ATGAAACTGTTCGCTTGCGTTGCTTTCGCCCTGCTGGCGATGGCCTCAAGTTCGAGTTACGCGGAGCAACTTCCAGCACAAACTCACACCCAACAGACCATGCTGATGCCATCGGTTAGTAATCAGGCCCCGTTTGATTTTAATCACATGGCCGCCGGTAGCGATAAATCTGATGAGTTGGGTGTCGCATATTACAACGAGAATAATCGCTAA
- a CDS encoding putative acyl-CoA thioester hydrolase, translating into MIRLPFLGMSTLLCMPLVLQGCAAPLSTGTASRPLLTAQEAAPYTVENYFAQGGLLSRPKGAWQPPVIELTHIETPWRVAPTGAPFTRVQQAVDAALAQHQGNERIYIRLEPGVYTGTVYIPDDAPPITLFGAGAQPEAVRIELALDSQFSPAQYRQTVDASHYPPTSPAYYLYALCAGKTTALIGTNCAAVVWSQSNDLQLVNLTIANSLLDTVDGGTHQGVALRTDGDRIQLQNVRLLGRQDTLYLNVSNRHNDALTDRVHRVHVQDSYIEGDVDYVFGRANVVFDGVHFHTVSSRQSPEAYVLAPNTLPDNPYGFLVINSRFTTDEGYKGTFKAKLGRAWDQGAGKTGYLPGKTANGQVLIVNSSVDSGYDSLSPWGAAATTGRPFKGTIDSARQLNDVHYNRLWER; encoded by the coding sequence ATGATAAGACTACCTTTCCTGGGCATGTCGACCTTGCTTTGTATGCCGTTAGTGCTGCAAGGCTGCGCGGCGCCCTTATCAACAGGAACGGCAAGCAGACCACTGCTGACGGCACAGGAAGCGGCACCTTATACCGTTGAAAACTACTTTGCGCAGGGCGGTTTATTGAGCCGTCCGAAAGGTGCGTGGCAACCCCCTGTAATCGAACTGACTCATATTGAAACCCCATGGCGCGTGGCACCGACCGGCGCTCCGTTTACCCGAGTCCAGCAAGCGGTTGATGCCGCACTGGCTCAGCATCAGGGTAACGAACGTATCTATATCCGCCTTGAACCCGGCGTTTATACCGGCACGGTTTACATCCCCGATGATGCGCCGCCTATTACCCTTTTTGGCGCCGGAGCTCAGCCGGAAGCGGTTCGAATAGAACTGGCGCTAGACTCACAATTTAGTCCAGCACAGTATCGCCAGACGGTCGATGCCAGCCACTATCCTCCAACGTCCCCAGCCTATTATCTGTATGCGCTGTGTGCTGGCAAAACGACGGCGCTGATTGGCACTAACTGTGCCGCCGTCGTCTGGTCACAGAGCAACGATCTCCAGTTGGTTAACCTAACCATTGCCAACAGCTTGCTGGACACGGTTGATGGCGGCACGCATCAGGGGGTAGCGCTGCGTACCGATGGCGATCGTATCCAGTTGCAAAATGTGCGGCTTTTAGGACGTCAGGATACGCTGTATCTCAACGTGAGCAACCGTCATAACGATGCGCTGACCGACAGAGTTCATCGCGTTCACGTGCAGGATAGCTATATCGAGGGTGATGTCGATTACGTTTTCGGCCGTGCCAACGTGGTGTTTGACGGTGTGCATTTCCATACGGTATCCAGTCGACAATCGCCGGAAGCATACGTCCTGGCGCCGAATACGCTGCCGGACAATCCGTACGGTTTCCTGGTGATAAACAGCCGCTTTACAACCGACGAGGGTTACAAGGGCACGTTCAAAGCTAAGCTGGGACGAGCCTGGGATCAGGGGGCAGGGAAAACCGGTTATCTACCGGGTAAAACAGCGAATGGGCAGGTTTTGATTGTGAACAGCTCAGTCGATAGCGGCTATGACAGCCTGTCTCCGTGGGGTGCAGCGGCCACTACCGGTAGACCGTTTAAAGGGACTATCGATAGCGCGCGCCAACTAAACGATGTGCATTATAACCGCCTCTGGGAGCGGTGA
- a CDS encoding 3-carboxy-cis,cis-muconate cycloisomerase, translating to MSLLTPLLRTHALTDFFSDKQSVQGMLDFEAALATAQAQCGVIPASAVKPIVDACRAETLDFTALAKAAANAGNLAIPLVKQLTQNVKKQDMDAARYVHWGATSQDAIDTGMILQLRSALDETERRLQQLVQVLAEQVVCHQHTLMPGRTWLQHALPITFGLKLAGTLDALLRWQQRLREMRPRALALQFGGAAGTLASLKMAGPEVAQHLAVTLNLTLPDTPWHSQRDRLIEVAGWYAGVCATLGKFANDFSLLMQTEVAEVSEPIAEGRGGSSAMPHKRNPVSCAAILAAVQRTPGLMATLYASQIQQHERALGGWQAEWETLPQLVMLAGGVLENSHDLLRGMQVNTQKMRANLDITHGLIMAESVTQALASCIGKADAHHQIEQICHRAIALECPLQPLLENDPLVSQHLSSAQITQLLDPANAIGSTDYFVRQVLARFQEQGNEYPLSS from the coding sequence ATGAGTTTATTGACCCCGCTGTTGCGCACCCATGCTCTGACCGATTTTTTTAGCGATAAGCAAAGCGTACAGGGGATGCTGGATTTTGAAGCGGCGCTGGCCACGGCACAAGCGCAATGTGGTGTCATCCCTGCGTCAGCGGTCAAACCCATCGTTGATGCCTGTCGGGCAGAGACCCTCGACTTTACCGCGCTTGCCAAAGCAGCGGCTAACGCGGGCAACCTGGCCATCCCGCTGGTTAAACAACTTACACAGAATGTCAAAAAGCAGGATATGGACGCCGCCCGTTACGTACACTGGGGCGCGACAAGCCAGGACGCCATAGATACCGGCATGATTTTACAGCTGCGCAGCGCGCTGGATGAAACAGAACGTCGCCTTCAACAGCTAGTACAGGTGTTAGCAGAGCAGGTGGTTTGTCATCAGCATACGCTGATGCCGGGTCGTACCTGGTTGCAGCACGCGCTGCCGATTACCTTTGGTCTTAAACTGGCGGGTACGCTGGATGCGTTATTGCGCTGGCAACAGCGGTTAAGGGAAATGCGTCCGCGCGCACTGGCGCTACAGTTTGGTGGTGCCGCAGGTACGTTGGCGTCGCTCAAAATGGCAGGCCCAGAAGTCGCGCAGCATCTGGCGGTGACGTTGAATTTAACCCTCCCCGATACCCCCTGGCACAGTCAGCGCGACCGCCTGATTGAAGTGGCGGGCTGGTATGCAGGCGTGTGTGCAACGCTTGGCAAATTCGCCAATGATTTTTCGCTCCTGATGCAAACCGAAGTTGCGGAGGTGAGTGAACCAATTGCCGAAGGGCGCGGTGGCTCATCTGCGATGCCGCATAAGCGTAACCCGGTGAGCTGCGCCGCGATTTTGGCTGCGGTACAACGCACGCCAGGCTTGATGGCGACGCTATATGCCAGCCAGATTCAGCAACATGAGCGTGCGCTTGGTGGCTGGCAGGCGGAATGGGAAACGCTGCCGCAATTGGTCATGCTGGCGGGCGGCGTGCTGGAAAATAGCCACGACTTGCTGCGCGGTATGCAGGTTAACACGCAGAAAATGCGTGCTAATTTAGATATAACCCATGGTTTGATTATGGCGGAGTCGGTGACTCAAGCGCTGGCTTCCTGTATTGGTAAAGCCGATGCCCATCATCAAATTGAGCAAATTTGCCACCGGGCAATCGCGCTGGAATGCCCGTTACAACCGCTGCTGGAAAACGATCCGCTGGTGAGTCAGCATCTTTCTTCAGCGCAAATCACGCAGTTGCTGGATCCGGCGAATGCTATCGGCAGCACGGACTATTTTGTGCGTCAGGTTTTGGCGCGCTTTCAGGAGCAGGGAAATGAATATCCACTATCGTCTTGA
- the marA gene encoding MDR efflux pump AcrAB transcriptional activator MarA, whose product MSRRNTDAITIHSILGWIEDNLESPLSLEKVSERSGYSKWHLQRMFKKETGHSLGQYIRTRKLTEIAQKLKESNEPILYLAERYGFESQQTLTRTFKNYFDVPPHKYRVTNMRGESRYLHPIDHCVC is encoded by the coding sequence ATGTCCAGACGCAACACCGACGCTATTACAATTCATAGCATTTTGGGCTGGATCGAAGATAACCTGGAATCCCCGCTGTCACTTGAGAAAGTGTCCGAGCGTTCTGGTTATTCCAAATGGCACCTGCAACGGATGTTCAAAAAAGAGACCGGTCATTCATTAGGTCAATACATCCGCACCCGTAAGCTGACGGAAATTGCCCAGAAATTAAAAGAGAGCAACGAACCGATTCTCTATCTGGCCGAGCGTTACGGTTTTGAATCACAGCAGACGCTGACGCGCACGTTTAAAAACTACTTCGACGTGCCGCCGCATAAGTATCGCGTTACCAATATGCGCGGGGAATCCCGCTACCTGCATCCCATTGATCACTGTGTTTGTTAA
- the ydeE gene encoding efflux MFS transporter YdeE has product MKPTTRRSTIALLVSSLLLTIGRGATLPFMTIYLTRQYAMKVDTIGYAMSIALVIGVIFSLGFGILADKFDKKRYMLIAIAFFICGFVAIPLVNSVTLVVFFFSLINCSYSVFSTVLKAYFSDTLAASTKARVFSLNYSFLNIGWTIGPPIGTLLVMQSINLPFWLAALCAAFPLWFIQRYVERVTPGEMTEKPVAWSPSVLLHDRALQWFTLSGLLASFVGGSFASCLSQYVLTIGDSTFAEKVVAVILPVNAAVVVSLQYAIGRKLTANNLRPLMTFGTVCYVIGLAGFMMSGNNLIFWGLAAAVFTIGEIIYAPGEYMLIDNIAPPGMKASYFSAQALGWLGAALNPLLTGQILTHFPPMTLFPIMMVAIVLAWMLIFRGIKASRWSPELNAV; this is encoded by the coding sequence ATGAAACCAACGACCAGACGATCCACGATTGCGCTGCTGGTATCGTCTTTACTGTTAACTATCGGCCGCGGCGCGACTCTCCCTTTCATGACCATCTACCTGACACGTCAATATGCCATGAAGGTGGACACCATTGGCTACGCGATGTCGATTGCCTTAGTCATCGGCGTCATCTTCAGTCTCGGCTTCGGCATTCTGGCGGATAAGTTCGATAAAAAACGCTATATGTTGATTGCCATCGCCTTCTTTATTTGTGGTTTTGTGGCGATTCCTTTAGTCAACAGCGTGACGCTGGTGGTGTTCTTTTTCTCGTTGATTAACTGCTCATATTCGGTTTTCTCAACCGTGCTGAAGGCCTATTTCTCCGATACCCTGGCGGCCAGTACGAAAGCGCGCGTTTTTTCACTTAACTATTCCTTCTTAAATATCGGCTGGACGATCGGCCCTCCTATCGGCACGCTGCTGGTAATGCAGAGCATCAATCTGCCATTCTGGCTGGCGGCGCTGTGTGCGGCGTTCCCGCTGTGGTTTATCCAGCGATATGTCGAGCGCGTGACGCCCGGCGAGATGACGGAAAAACCCGTCGCGTGGTCGCCATCGGTGCTGCTGCACGACCGGGCATTGCAGTGGTTTACGCTCTCCGGGCTGCTGGCTTCCTTCGTGGGTGGTTCGTTTGCCTCCTGTTTGTCACAGTACGTGCTGACCATTGGCGATAGCACCTTTGCCGAGAAAGTGGTGGCGGTGATCTTGCCGGTTAACGCCGCCGTGGTGGTCTCCTTGCAATATGCCATTGGCCGGAAACTGACGGCTAACAACCTGCGTCCGTTAATGACCTTTGGCACCGTGTGTTATGTTATTGGCCTGGCAGGATTTATGATGTCAGGCAACAACCTCATTTTCTGGGGGCTTGCGGCGGCGGTCTTCACGATTGGCGAGATTATCTATGCCCCGGGCGAATATATGCTTATCGATAACATCGCGCCGCCGGGTATGAAGGCCAGCTACTTTTCTGCACAAGCGTTGGGATGGCTGGGTGCGGCGCTAAATCCGCTGCTGACCGGGCAAATTCTGACGCATTTCCCGCCGATGACGCTATTCCCGATTATGATGGTGGCTATCGTGCTGGCATGGATGCTGATCTTCAGGGGGATCAAAGCGAGTCGCTGGAGTCCGGAATTAAATGCGGTGTAA
- the pcaD gene encoding 3-oxoadipate enol-lactonase, translated as MNIHYRLDGPEKAPVLVLSNSLGTTLTLWDAQLSELTQRFRVLRYDTHGHGQTTKRGKVTLSQLGEDVITLLDHLNIEKAHFCGISMGGLTGLWLARFAPERFYSIAVANTAARIGEQANWLSRARTVRNEGMDVVAAGSVDRWFTPDYRQHQPATVEQLCHQLAHSDAQGYAECCEALAAADLRAEVAAITLPMLIIAGEHDPVTTVADADYLHQQINGSFLIELPASHLSNVEASDEFTAAIVAFFWREHEQ; from the coding sequence ATGAATATCCACTATCGTCTTGATGGACCCGAAAAGGCACCGGTACTGGTGTTATCAAACTCGCTGGGCACAACGCTAACTCTATGGGATGCCCAACTCTCTGAATTAACCCAACGTTTTCGTGTTCTGCGTTATGACACCCACGGTCATGGGCAAACGACTAAACGCGGAAAGGTGACGTTGTCACAATTAGGTGAGGACGTTATTACGTTGCTCGATCATCTGAATATCGAGAAGGCCCACTTCTGTGGTATTTCAATGGGTGGTTTGACCGGCCTGTGGTTGGCTCGTTTTGCCCCAGAACGTTTCTACTCCATTGCGGTGGCCAATACCGCAGCCAGGATTGGCGAGCAAGCGAACTGGCTTTCACGGGCGCGGACGGTGCGTAATGAAGGGATGGACGTGGTGGCAGCTGGCTCGGTCGATCGCTGGTTTACCCCAGATTACCGTCAACACCAACCCGCAACGGTCGAACAATTGTGCCATCAACTGGCACACTCAGACGCGCAAGGTTATGCCGAGTGCTGTGAGGCATTGGCGGCGGCAGATTTGCGTGCAGAAGTGGCGGCTATTACGCTACCGATGCTGATTATTGCGGGTGAACACGATCCTGTGACTACCGTGGCGGATGCGGATTATCTGCATCAACAAATTAATGGATCTTTCCTCATCGAACTACCCGCGTCACACCTGTCAAACGTGGAGGCCAGTGACGAATTTACCGCGGCAATAGTTGCATTTTTTTGGAGAGAGCATGAGCAATAA
- the pcaC gene encoding 4-carboxymuconolactone decarboxylase, giving the protein MSNNERYQQGMAVRRKVLGDAHVERTLEKLSPLNEEFQDFITRYAWGETWTRPGLDHHTRSMITIAMLIALNREAELKMHLRAAFNNGVTRDELKELIMHSALYCGLPAANATMHLAQQVFDELDAEKA; this is encoded by the coding sequence ATGAGCAATAATGAACGCTACCAACAAGGTATGGCGGTGCGGCGCAAAGTGTTGGGTGATGCCCACGTTGAGCGCACGCTGGAAAAATTATCGCCGCTGAATGAAGAATTTCAGGACTTTATCACTCGTTATGCGTGGGGAGAAACCTGGACCCGTCCTGGACTCGATCATCACACGCGGAGCATGATAACTATCGCCATGCTGATTGCGCTAAACCGTGAGGCCGAGCTGAAAATGCACCTGCGTGCCGCATTTAATAATGGCGTCACTCGCGATGAACTCAAAGAGTTGATTATGCATTCGGCACTGTACTGCGGACTGCCTGCGGCGAATGCCACGATGCATCTGGCTCAACAGGTCTTTGATGAGCTTGACGCAGAGAAAGCGTGA
- the eamA gene encoding O-acetylserine/cysteine exporter: MTRKDGLLALLVVVIWGLNFVVIKVGLHGMPPLLLAGLRFLFVAFPALFFVPRPRVPLSLLLGYALTISFGQFAFLFCAINFGMPAGLASLVLQAQAFFTIILGAFVFGERLQRKQLVGISLAVFGVLVLVETSMGGQNVKLLGFVLTLGAAMCWACGNIFNKKIMLHPSKTGVMSLVVWSALLPIIPFMLSSWIFEGPQVMAQSLIHIDTSTVLSLAYLSFMASIVGYGIWGSLLGRYETWRVAPLSLLVPVVGLASAALLLGETLSIMQLAGALLIMAGLLINVFGFRLPGMRRAVKG; encoded by the coding sequence ATGACGCGTAAAGATGGGCTACTGGCATTGCTGGTCGTGGTGATATGGGGGCTGAACTTTGTAGTCATTAAAGTGGGTTTACACGGTATGCCACCGCTACTACTGGCCGGGCTACGCTTTTTGTTTGTCGCCTTTCCCGCGCTCTTTTTTGTACCGCGCCCACGAGTGCCGCTCTCACTGCTGCTGGGTTACGCGCTAACAATTAGTTTTGGTCAGTTTGCTTTCTTATTCTGCGCCATTAATTTCGGCATGCCTGCTGGACTTGCTTCCCTGGTCCTGCAAGCACAAGCATTCTTCACCATCATTCTTGGTGCTTTCGTCTTCGGTGAACGACTACAGCGCAAACAGCTGGTGGGTATTTCACTGGCGGTATTTGGTGTCCTGGTGCTGGTAGAAACCAGTATGGGTGGGCAAAACGTTAAGCTACTCGGCTTTGTGCTGACGTTAGGGGCAGCGATGTGCTGGGCGTGCGGCAATATCTTCAATAAAAAGATTATGCTTCATCCGTCAAAAACGGGCGTGATGTCGCTGGTTGTCTGGAGCGCTCTGCTGCCGATTATTCCTTTCATGCTCAGTTCGTGGATTTTTGAAGGCCCACAGGTGATGGCGCAAAGCCTGATTCATATCGACACGTCAACGGTGCTGTCGCTGGCCTATTTATCCTTTATGGCGAGTATTGTCGGCTATGGTATTTGGGGATCGTTATTAGGGCGTTATGAAACCTGGCGGGTCGCACCACTTTCTTTACTGGTGCCGGTGGTTGGGCTGGCAAGCGCTGCGCTGCTATTGGGAGAGACGCTGTCGATAATGCAACTTGCCGGAGCGCTGCTTATCATGGCGGGGCTGCTGATTAACGTCTTTGGTTTTCGTTTACCGGGAATGCGCCGGGCGGTGAAAGGGTAA